The Desulfatitalea tepidiphila genome window below encodes:
- a CDS encoding carboxypeptidase regulatory-like domain-containing protein, which translates to MDAPVFASSNPEVAEIGPDGVIRCGWTIGNAVLMVWRSSVLDSLRHVLVEVRDPSWFADHPDFASGASVFLSGTVVNALNTSGVGNALIEFRRSETGPAAYQTFANAYGGFELSVPEGFYYVEVTAPGYIAWHGWVNADPNTSGDIQIVLSPELDGQVARIVLQWGLNPRDLDSHLTGPTPFGGRFHVFYSHTIENEAAELDVDDTSSYGPETITIHRLIPGVYRYAVHDYTNRNANPSTGLAQSGASVKVFLNDGREQTFAVPNAPGTVWTVFEIDGATGTVTPVNAMSYQSQPANVGM; encoded by the coding sequence GTGGACGCTCCGGTCTTTGCCTCCAGCAATCCGGAGGTCGCGGAGATCGGGCCGGATGGCGTCATTCGCTGCGGCTGGACCATCGGCAACGCCGTGCTCATGGTCTGGCGATCCTCGGTCCTGGACAGCCTCCGCCATGTACTGGTGGAGGTCCGCGATCCGTCCTGGTTCGCCGACCACCCGGACTTTGCCAGCGGAGCATCGGTTTTCCTCAGTGGCACGGTGGTCAACGCCCTCAACACCAGCGGTGTCGGCAACGCGCTGATCGAATTCCGCCGCTCGGAAACCGGCCCGGCTGCGTACCAGACCTTCGCCAACGCCTATGGCGGGTTCGAGCTGTCCGTACCCGAGGGGTTCTATTACGTGGAGGTCACCGCGCCGGGATACATCGCCTGGCATGGCTGGGTGAACGCCGACCCCAACACCTCCGGCGACATCCAGATCGTTCTCTCGCCCGAGCTCGACGGCCAGGTCGCCCGTATTGTGTTGCAGTGGGGACTCAACCCCAGGGACCTCGATTCCCATCTCACCGGACCGACGCCATTCGGCGGCAGGTTCCATGTGTTCTATTCCCACACCATCGAAAACGAGGCGGCGGAATTGGACGTGGACGACACCAGTTCCTACGGGCCGGAGACCATCACCATCCATCGGCTCATCCCCGGCGTCTACCGTTACGCGGTCCACGACTACACCAACCGCAACGCCAATCCGAGCACCGGCCTGGCGCAGTCCGGAGCATCGGTGAAAGTGTTCCTGAACGATGGCCGTGAGCAGACATTCGCCGTTCCCAACGCCCCGGGCACGGTCTGGACCGTGTTCGAAATCGACGGCGCGACCGGAACAGTGACGCCGGTCAACGCCATGAGTTATCAATCCCAACCCGCCAATGTCGGCATGTAA
- a CDS encoding baseplate J/gp47 family protein, translating to MARASGALAYPPKTGETMGRASIGYINKDYESIRQELLAKIPQLTDRWTDFNHSDLGVVLLDLFCGVGDMLAYYLDAQAAEAFLPTARQRQNVINLCKLIGYRLDSPVASTTTLRFRLSAPLGKDLTIPAGTACRALLNDGEADFETVEDGLIPRGVLSVDIPARQGVRRTETFTSTGLPFQRIRLTGDAIAQGTITVTVGDDAWSEVDHFQDSLADSRHFMADLDALDISTLIFGDGQSGAVPAQGSAITVSYLQTIGDQGNLGPNRITQLLSPVYLDGGQVSLTVTNPVPATGGASREALEHARRQAPAELRSLWKAVTLEDYQALAEGYPGVAKAKVLDTNACQNIRYYNVQLAIAPNGGGMPSALLKRDLAEFLERRKVITVEINLFDPIYRPVSIDAEVYVWPGEPLENVRSRIEAALSDFFSFDQVSFGQTIHFSDLVALIDGVRGVSHMHLYAPRQDILLRHGEIPVLGSVNLDLRRAG from the coding sequence GTGGCGAGAGCATCAGGCGCTCTCGCATACCCGCCGAAAACCGGAGAGACCATGGGCCGCGCAAGCATCGGATATATCAACAAGGATTACGAATCGATCCGCCAGGAGCTGTTGGCGAAGATCCCGCAGCTCACCGACCGCTGGACCGATTTCAACCACTCCGATCTCGGCGTCGTCCTGCTCGATCTGTTCTGCGGCGTGGGCGACATGCTGGCCTACTACCTGGACGCCCAGGCGGCGGAGGCCTTCCTGCCCACGGCCCGCCAGCGGCAGAACGTCATCAACCTCTGCAAGCTCATCGGCTACCGGCTGGATTCGCCGGTGGCCTCCACCACCACGCTGCGTTTTCGGCTCTCCGCTCCGCTTGGCAAGGATTTGACCATTCCGGCGGGTACGGCCTGCCGCGCCTTGCTGAATGACGGCGAGGCGGATTTCGAGACAGTCGAGGACGGCCTGATCCCGCGAGGCGTGCTCTCGGTAGACATCCCGGCCCGTCAAGGCGTGCGCCGCACCGAGACCTTCACATCGACGGGGCTGCCATTCCAGCGCATCCGCCTGACCGGCGACGCCATCGCCCAGGGCACCATCACCGTTACGGTGGGGGACGACGCCTGGAGCGAGGTCGATCATTTCCAGGACAGCCTGGCCGACAGCCGTCATTTCATGGCCGACCTGGACGCCCTCGACATCTCTACCCTGATTTTCGGCGACGGGCAAAGCGGCGCTGTACCCGCTCAGGGAAGCGCCATCACCGTCAGCTATCTGCAGACCATCGGAGACCAGGGCAATCTCGGTCCGAATCGGATCACCCAACTGCTGAGCCCGGTCTACCTCGACGGCGGCCAGGTCTCCCTGACCGTCACCAATCCTGTTCCCGCCACTGGCGGCGCTTCGCGGGAAGCCCTCGAACACGCCCGCAGACAGGCACCGGCAGAGCTGCGCAGTCTCTGGAAGGCCGTCACCCTGGAGGATTACCAGGCGCTCGCCGAAGGTTACCCCGGCGTCGCCAAGGCCAAGGTGCTCGACACCAATGCCTGCCAGAACATTCGCTATTACAACGTCCAACTGGCCATCGCCCCCAACGGCGGCGGAATGCCCTCGGCGCTGCTCAAGCGGGACCTCGCGGAGTTTCTCGAACGCCGCAAGGTCATCACGGTCGAGATCAACCTGTTCGATCCGATCTACCGCCCCGTTTCCATCGACGCCGAGGTCTACGTCTGGCCCGGTGAACCGCTGGAAAACGTGCGTAGCCGCATCGAAGCCGCGCTCTCCGATTTCTTTTCCTTCGACCAAGTCTCTTTCGGCCAGACCATTCACTTCTCCGACCTGGTGGCCCTGATCGATGGCGTGCGTGGCGTCAGCCACATGCATCTCTACGCGCCCAGGCAGGACATCCTGCTGCGCCACGGCGAAATCCCGGTTCTCGGCAGCGTCAACCTCGATCTGCGGAGGGCCGGTTGA
- a CDS encoding DUF5049 domain-containing protein encodes MKILIRSTRLSGEPIPGSGETLQAADCLEVVELMRGQTPFTASRAPRDYMTEVLSGIEGGPTQPLPEDAAAAAAEFLTRLARHGLIEFLPDDKASDPWPERFLEALETVRLSGRTNMLDHLEVTRLTAEMGYPEVAEWLTGHRREYAAFVLDGTRPLGKNFGGKEDPAPCADK; translated from the coding sequence ATGAAAATTCTGATCCGCTCCACCCGGCTTTCCGGCGAACCGATCCCCGGCAGCGGGGAAACCCTGCAGGCCGCCGACTGCCTCGAAGTTGTCGAGTTGATGCGCGGCCAGACGCCGTTTACCGCCAGCCGAGCGCCCCGGGACTACATGACCGAGGTGCTCTCCGGCATCGAAGGCGGTCCGACCCAGCCGTTGCCGGAGGACGCCGCCGCTGCGGCCGCCGAGTTTCTCACCCGCCTGGCGCGGCACGGCCTGATCGAGTTCCTGCCCGACGACAAGGCCAGCGATCCCTGGCCGGAACGATTCCTCGAAGCCCTGGAAACGGTGCGGCTCTCCGGGCGCACCAACATGCTCGACCACCTGGAGGTGACCCGGCTGACCGCCGAGATGGGCTACCCAGAGGTGGCCGAGTGGCTGACGGGCCACCGGCGCGAGTACGCGGCCTTCGTCCTCGATGGGACAAGACCGCTCGGCAAGAACTTCGGCGGCAAGGAGGACCCGGCTCCATGTGCGGACAAGTAG
- a CDS encoding GPW/gp25 family protein, giving the protein MSYDFLGKGLRYPFRFQSVSGGTQISAATSREHEHIRESILQILGTRIGERFMNPEFGSRLKDLVFEQNDEVLKGLLRHYVIDAIKRWEKRVIITEVRFDDRPLNIDCNLLLVHIAYRVIQSQVDGNLVYPFYREDPNNPAPSYPQPEPEPEPQPVRSVRLSPDVRSLFNLLWFDAAEMSPDPDDSFIWPAGEYEVAYIEGAYQDRNGKWIVSDPGDNHGHYLVFKGAPETETPQSEHSLYLAASGLGFDTQSQAEDNAAGTVHRITTSESGRIGLFYFEGKKESHYLNNTSGQPNPVWQLRGPL; this is encoded by the coding sequence ATGAGCTATGACTTTCTCGGCAAGGGATTGCGCTACCCGTTCCGGTTTCAGTCGGTATCCGGCGGCACCCAGATCTCGGCCGCCACCTCGCGGGAGCACGAACATATCCGCGAAAGCATCCTGCAGATCCTCGGCACCCGGATCGGCGAACGGTTCATGAATCCGGAGTTCGGCTCCAGGCTGAAGGATCTGGTGTTCGAACAGAACGACGAGGTGCTCAAGGGTCTGCTGCGCCATTACGTGATCGACGCCATCAAGCGCTGGGAAAAGCGGGTGATCATCACGGAGGTGCGCTTCGACGACCGGCCGCTGAACATCGACTGCAACCTGCTGCTGGTGCATATCGCCTACCGGGTGATCCAGAGCCAGGTGGACGGCAACCTGGTCTATCCCTTCTACAGAGAAGACCCGAACAATCCCGCGCCCAGCTATCCCCAGCCGGAGCCCGAGCCGGAACCGCAGCCGGTGCGCAGCGTGCGCCTGTCGCCGGACGTGCGCTCGCTGTTCAATCTGCTCTGGTTCGACGCAGCCGAGATGAGCCCCGATCCGGACGATTCCTTCATCTGGCCAGCCGGGGAATACGAAGTCGCCTACATCGAGGGAGCCTATCAGGATCGCAACGGCAAATGGATCGTTAGCGATCCGGGTGACAATCACGGCCATTACCTGGTCTTCAAGGGAGCACCTGAAACGGAAACGCCCCAGAGCGAGCATTCCCTCTATCTGGCTGCGAGCGGTCTGGGCTTCGACACCCAGAGCCAGGCGGAAGACAACGCCGCTGGCACCGTTCACCGGATCACCACGTCGGAGTCTGGTCGCATCGGCCTGTTCTATTTCGAGGGCAAGAAGGAATCCCACTACCTCAACAACACCTCCGGGCAGCCCAATCCCGTCTGGCAACTGCGCGGCCCGCTCTGA
- a CDS encoding PAAR domain-containing protein → MSSQARLGDISSHGGVIITGASRTLDNGMPVARMGDLHVCPIPGHGVTPIVTGSFDTITEGLPNARIGDITACGAIIVTGSPDTIDN, encoded by the coding sequence ATGAGCTCCCAGGCGCGACTCGGCGACATCAGCAGTCACGGCGGCGTCATCATCACCGGAGCAAGCCGGACGCTGGACAACGGCATGCCGGTGGCCCGCATGGGGGACCTTCACGTCTGTCCTATTCCGGGGCATGGCGTGACGCCCATCGTGACCGGCAGCTTCGACACCATCACCGAAGGATTGCCCAACGCCCGCATCGGCGACATCACCGCCTGCGGAGCCATCATCGTTACCGGCAGTCCCGACACCATCGACAACTGA
- a CDS encoding phage tail protein, protein MSDWFKDNLLGLLPPLYEHNDEAGDLRTFLSLPAGTLDELKQAIDDFPTIFDVDHCDERFLPLLARLVGLEVDGTCSPDCQRRRVWEAVEIYRRKGTIPAIERDFDALGWQGELQETFRSALRLNARSRLSSAKLPGLVFSLGVFRVLCLNQTEGLRDALVFHHPAGTRCFWLQFLLEWIEGGAMLDFGHTNAVRRIVLAFPDETFVLGRSSLGSCRHLTNKQRAWELLQLTSTTEMIPEIDRAAVKVSRFHGRQNRVRLNHKALNDWRLPYTRIGEDRVSFCTPIYTGRDFEGDVLESGFGLGESHLNRKSLTHGETELRYCFRQKDFFFDTQAEPVERAEAKYDLRLPLESRHRLCFQLGRARLNEGLDLTANQGGISNLLLASTAGCDADVTLAVDRIDRWRRRGPVFRLNANTLNTRYLSNANLTGERASLEVYVDTGSLQRHRVETMKLGASPLNTTGLRLSVDRTRPMRVSRMRLNQAGFRWSRPSYRWLFRQQDLHAPTQAGFEAATNNYRATQWPT, encoded by the coding sequence ATGTCGGATTGGTTCAAGGACAATCTGCTCGGCCTGCTGCCGCCGCTTTACGAGCACAACGACGAGGCCGGTGACCTGCGCACCTTTCTGAGCCTTCCCGCCGGAACGCTCGACGAGCTCAAGCAGGCTATCGACGACTTCCCGACCATCTTCGACGTCGATCATTGCGACGAACGCTTTCTGCCGCTGCTGGCGAGACTGGTCGGCCTCGAAGTGGACGGCACCTGTTCGCCGGACTGTCAGCGCCGCCGCGTGTGGGAGGCGGTCGAAATCTATCGCCGCAAGGGCACCATCCCGGCCATCGAACGCGACTTTGACGCGCTCGGTTGGCAGGGAGAACTGCAGGAGACCTTCCGCTCGGCTCTGCGTCTCAATGCCCGTTCCCGACTCAGCAGCGCCAAGCTGCCCGGGCTGGTGTTCAGCCTCGGCGTGTTTCGTGTGCTGTGCCTCAACCAGACCGAAGGGCTGCGCGACGCCCTGGTGTTTCACCACCCGGCGGGCACGCGCTGTTTTTGGCTCCAGTTCCTCCTGGAATGGATCGAAGGCGGCGCGATGCTCGATTTCGGGCATACCAACGCCGTGCGCCGGATCGTGCTGGCGTTTCCCGACGAAACCTTCGTCCTCGGACGATCCTCGCTCGGTTCATGTCGTCACCTGACCAACAAGCAGAGGGCCTGGGAGCTGCTGCAGCTCACCAGCACCACGGAGATGATCCCGGAGATCGACCGGGCCGCCGTGAAGGTCTCCCGTTTTCACGGCCGCCAGAACCGGGTGCGTCTGAACCACAAGGCCCTCAACGACTGGCGGTTGCCGTACACCCGTATCGGGGAGGACCGGGTTTCCTTCTGCACGCCCATCTACACCGGCCGCGATTTCGAAGGCGATGTGCTGGAAAGCGGCTTCGGGCTGGGCGAGAGCCATCTCAACCGCAAATCGCTGACCCATGGCGAGACCGAGCTGCGCTACTGCTTTCGGCAGAAGGACTTCTTTTTCGACACGCAGGCGGAACCGGTCGAACGGGCGGAAGCCAAGTACGACCTGCGTCTGCCCCTGGAATCCCGGCACCGCCTCTGCTTCCAGCTTGGCCGCGCCAGGCTCAACGAAGGTCTCGACCTCACCGCCAACCAGGGCGGCATCAGCAATCTGCTGCTCGCCTCCACCGCTGGCTGCGACGCGGACGTCACTTTGGCCGTCGACCGGATCGACCGATGGCGGCGGAGAGGGCCTGTGTTCCGGCTCAACGCGAACACCCTGAACACCCGGTATCTGAGCAATGCGAATCTGACCGGCGAACGGGCCTCGCTTGAAGTCTACGTGGACACGGGCTCTCTCCAGCGCCATCGGGTCGAGACCATGAAGCTGGGCGCAAGCCCGCTCAACACCACCGGCCTGCGCCTTTCCGTGGATCGGACCCGCCCCATGCGCGTCAGCCGCATGCGCCTCAACCAGGCCGGATTCCGCTGGTCGCGGCCGTCCTACCGCTGGCTGTTCCGTCAGCAGGACCTGCACGCGCCCACGCAGGCCGGGTTCGAGGCCGCCACTAATAACTATCGCGCCACCCAGTGGCCCACCTGA
- a CDS encoding amidoligase family protein, with product MNLKEIHYGIEIETVKRTREQIAWAIHSVVGGTVRHVGIPSSYDPWEVEDLRGRVWKVVGDASLTSVPAHLRAEVVSPVLGYDDIPQLQEAVRAIRRAGGKINSQCGIHIHIDAAPFDGRHLGNLAKIIYKQEPLILHALGISRDRLNRYTRPVSDELIQRIEQHRPRTKDQLNRIWYGYHNRQPQHYDNSRYHGVNLHNIWYRGTVEFRWFEATLHAGRIKAYLQFCLAVAAKALNGRAASSRKRDFDPQSAKYDFRVFLLHLGLIGDEFKTARKHLMANMPGDAAFKNGRPKPEEVLPDETTTHTNEAGQVPGLTV from the coding sequence ATGAACCTGAAAGAGATCCACTACGGGATCGAGATCGAGACCGTAAAACGCACCCGGGAACAGATCGCCTGGGCCATCCACTCGGTGGTGGGCGGCACGGTCCGCCATGTCGGCATCCCCAGCAGCTATGACCCCTGGGAGGTCGAGGACCTGCGCGGCCGCGTCTGGAAGGTGGTGGGGGACGCCTCCCTGACCAGCGTCCCGGCCCATCTGCGGGCCGAGGTGGTCAGCCCGGTGCTCGGCTACGACGACATCCCGCAACTGCAGGAGGCGGTCCGGGCCATCCGCCGCGCCGGAGGCAAGATCAACAGCCAGTGCGGCATCCACATCCATATCGACGCCGCGCCCTTCGACGGCAGGCACCTGGGTAACCTGGCCAAGATCATCTACAAGCAGGAGCCGCTGATCCTCCACGCCCTCGGCATCAGCCGCGACCGGCTCAACCGCTACACGCGGCCGGTGAGCGACGAGCTGATCCAGCGCATCGAACAGCATCGCCCCCGCACCAAGGACCAGCTCAACCGCATCTGGTACGGCTATCACAACCGCCAGCCCCAGCACTACGACAACAGCCGCTACCACGGGGTCAACCTGCACAACATCTGGTACCGGGGCACGGTGGAGTTCCGCTGGTTCGAGGCGACCCTCCACGCGGGACGGATCAAGGCCTACCTGCAGTTCTGCCTCGCCGTCGCCGCCAAGGCGCTCAACGGTCGGGCCGCCTCCAGCCGCAAGCGGGACTTCGATCCCCAGAGCGCCAAGTACGACTTTCGAGTCTTCCTGCTCCACCTCGGCCTGATCGGCGACGAGTTTAAGACCGCCCGCAAGCATCTGATGGCCAACATGCCCGGCGACGCCGCCTTCAAGAACGGACGGCCTAAACCGGAGGAGGTCCTTCCGGACGAAACCACCACTCACACCAACGAGGCCGGGCAAGTTCCCGGCCTCACTGTTTAA
- a CDS encoding DUF4815 domain-containing protein encodes MSISRETFDPTKNYKRIRYHQDRDLLDSELNEQQDIINLERRKIADILFKEGSIIMGLEVSAAANVLTMAPGVVYIDGHLEQVSGATLTYDPATTSGADYVYVELLKYNYGYTQDPALINPATGEPTAEREKWVLSLKATDTSGQTLPNNVAERRVIPIYKFDRESGDVTPTVQEKSNLYLRDLLGTLPGSRITVSSITEDQLSFAAAEGLNSLIQNLAERTFDQAGSYLVRGFDTFIGGVDDDSVEAITNAGRAYIQGFRHQRDLPTSTLVPKSIATKSVRGEQKTFDINKRRYPVNSTPLKETTQVEAIVEITRNVTRGSVGGGEDLLDPNPVVDILEVSQGATIFQEGVDWQQSGNHVDWLGSGNEPAIGTTYTVRWTYTKQMVKGTDYVDSGWFGQANHPAAGNYFYLVTAYNATGETAFNAAAVIARATAAGEMNKLSWLPVSGATGYRVYRAATNGARTDYKRLMELGSEALSYVDDGVEEIGTASPPATNTAGLTMSPVQLELGNLNVINFGRGSLGDQPVNGSNCSLDYDYYLGRRDIVYATTTEIKRLEGAPADFPKLPIVPENALGLCSIDCPPNSTDMEIRNFGLTRITMDQIHDIIQDVEDLKYNDAQYQINNELQNRDAQTKKGIYSDDFSNTAQSDIYHAEWDARVNEIARFVAPDRIPHSNALSVDQAGSNASFFGSLALLPGNETVLVEQNDWSEERNINPYAVFDKPPAMLQITPNLGRRGQTGIAVTGINFTPSKSGIVLRCDGQVMASNLISDEAGRVSASFTIPTNARNGNRIVEMADGVYSARASLQINDPLVITRIERIIENRIIRVPVVQVVWRTQTIFVPRDPLAQTFSFTQNQVISSIGLQFTARDPSIPVTVQIRGVTTGLPNGVVFAEKVLAPNEISLSGETRIRFDDPFYAEANTSYSVVLLTNSTNYKVRTATLGKMGRWGIITRQTYMEGVLLESSNAETWTPLNGSDLAMKIYGYNFQSEGMIRFQPITGVQFSDINLDEYSAIPQGTGLDWEYSTDGGVTWDAMVPAEEERLPNLATRVQIRVRLSSSLSNDTPAINFRDVNLVGYLNKTTGAYLTRENELTQGVESTKAYVQMQIPSGTTLQWFASNDGGLTWEAMTIQDTRPIDENWTEYTLVRTFTDNTGNKVRYKAEMTGTPLIYPRIHSLGATLS; translated from the coding sequence ATGAGCATCTCACGCGAGACATTCGACCCGACCAAGAACTACAAGCGCATCCGCTACCATCAGGATCGCGACCTGCTGGATTCCGAACTCAACGAGCAGCAGGACATCATCAACCTGGAGCGGCGCAAGATCGCCGACATCCTGTTCAAGGAAGGCTCCATCATCATGGGCCTCGAGGTCAGCGCGGCCGCCAACGTCCTGACCATGGCCCCGGGCGTGGTCTACATCGACGGCCATCTGGAACAGGTGAGCGGCGCGACCCTGACCTATGATCCGGCCACCACCAGCGGGGCCGATTACGTTTACGTGGAGCTGCTGAAGTACAACTACGGCTACACCCAGGACCCGGCCCTGATCAATCCGGCCACCGGCGAGCCCACCGCAGAGCGGGAAAAATGGGTTCTCTCTCTCAAGGCGACGGATACCAGCGGCCAGACGCTGCCCAACAACGTGGCCGAGCGCCGGGTGATCCCGATCTACAAGTTCGACCGCGAGAGCGGCGACGTCACGCCCACGGTGCAGGAGAAGTCCAACCTCTACCTGCGGGATCTGCTGGGCACGCTGCCGGGCAGCCGGATCACCGTCTCCTCGATCACCGAGGATCAGCTCTCATTCGCCGCCGCAGAGGGGCTCAATTCCCTGATTCAGAATCTCGCCGAGCGCACCTTCGACCAGGCCGGAAGCTACCTGGTGCGGGGCTTCGACACCTTTATCGGCGGCGTCGACGACGACAGCGTAGAGGCGATCACCAACGCCGGACGCGCCTACATCCAGGGCTTCCGGCATCAGCGCGACCTGCCCACCTCGACCCTGGTGCCCAAATCCATCGCCACCAAGTCGGTGCGCGGCGAGCAGAAGACCTTCGACATCAACAAGCGCCGCTATCCGGTTAACTCCACGCCGCTCAAGGAGACGACCCAGGTGGAGGCCATCGTCGAGATTACCCGCAACGTCACTCGCGGCTCGGTGGGCGGCGGCGAAGACCTGCTCGATCCCAATCCCGTGGTAGACATCCTCGAGGTCAGCCAGGGAGCGACCATCTTCCAAGAGGGCGTGGACTGGCAGCAGTCGGGCAACCATGTCGACTGGCTCGGCTCCGGCAACGAACCGGCCATCGGCACCACCTACACGGTGCGCTGGACCTACACCAAGCAGATGGTCAAGGGTACCGACTATGTGGACAGCGGCTGGTTCGGCCAGGCCAACCATCCGGCGGCCGGAAACTACTTCTATCTGGTGACCGCTTACAACGCCACCGGCGAGACGGCCTTCAACGCCGCTGCGGTCATCGCCCGGGCCACCGCAGCCGGGGAGATGAACAAACTCTCCTGGCTGCCGGTCAGCGGCGCGACCGGCTATCGCGTCTACCGGGCCGCTACCAACGGCGCACGCACCGACTACAAGCGCCTGATGGAGCTGGGCAGCGAGGCGCTCTCCTACGTCGACGACGGCGTCGAGGAGATCGGCACCGCTTCGCCTCCGGCTACCAACACGGCCGGACTCACCATGTCCCCGGTCCAGCTCGAGCTGGGCAATCTCAACGTGATCAACTTCGGGCGTGGCAGCCTCGGCGACCAGCCGGTGAACGGCTCCAACTGCAGCCTGGATTATGACTATTACCTCGGCCGCCGCGACATCGTTTACGCCACCACCACCGAGATCAAGCGGCTGGAAGGGGCTCCGGCGGATTTTCCGAAGCTGCCCATCGTCCCGGAAAACGCCCTGGGGCTGTGCAGCATCGACTGCCCGCCCAACTCCACCGACATGGAGATCCGCAACTTCGGCCTGACCCGCATCACCATGGACCAGATCCACGACATCATCCAGGACGTCGAGGACCTGAAGTACAACGATGCCCAGTACCAGATAAACAATGAGCTGCAGAACCGGGACGCCCAGACCAAGAAAGGCATCTACTCGGACGACTTCTCGAACACCGCCCAGTCGGACATTTACCACGCCGAATGGGACGCCCGGGTGAACGAGATCGCCCGCTTCGTCGCGCCGGACCGCATTCCGCACTCCAACGCGCTCTCGGTCGATCAGGCGGGCAGCAACGCCAGCTTCTTCGGCAGCCTGGCGCTGCTGCCGGGCAACGAGACCGTGCTGGTAGAACAGAACGACTGGTCCGAAGAGCGCAACATCAACCCCTACGCCGTGTTCGACAAGCCTCCGGCCATGCTGCAGATCACGCCCAACCTCGGGCGGCGCGGCCAGACCGGCATCGCCGTCACCGGTATCAACTTCACCCCGAGCAAGTCCGGCATCGTGCTGCGCTGCGACGGCCAGGTGATGGCCAGCAACCTGATCAGCGACGAGGCCGGTCGGGTCAGCGCCTCCTTCACCATTCCGACCAACGCCCGCAACGGCAACCGCATCGTGGAGATGGCCGACGGCGTCTACTCGGCCCGGGCCAGCCTGCAGATCAACGATCCGCTGGTCATCACCCGCATCGAGCGCATCATCGAGAACCGCATCATCCGCGTGCCCGTGGTGCAGGTGGTCTGGCGCACCCAGACCATCTTCGTGCCCCGCGATCCGCTGGCCCAGACTTTCAGCTTCACCCAAAACCAGGTGATTTCCAGCATCGGACTGCAGTTCACCGCCAGGGACCCGAGCATTCCGGTCACGGTGCAGATTCGCGGCGTCACCACCGGTCTGCCCAACGGCGTGGTGTTCGCCGAGAAAGTGCTGGCCCCGAACGAGATCAGCCTGAGCGGCGAGACCCGCATTCGCTTCGACGACCCGTTCTACGCCGAGGCCAACACCAGCTATTCCGTGGTGCTGCTGACCAACAGCACCAATTACAAGGTGCGCACCGCCACCCTGGGCAAGATGGGCCGCTGGGGCATCATCACCCGGCAGACCTATATGGAAGGCGTGCTGCTGGAGAGCTCCAACGCCGAGACCTGGACGCCGCTCAACGGCTCCGACCTGGCGATGAAGATCTACGGCTACAACTTCCAGTCCGAGGGGATGATTCGCTTTCAGCCGATCACCGGCGTGCAGTTCTCCGACATCAACCTCGACGAATACTCGGCCATCCCCCAGGGTACCGGTCTCGACTGGGAATACTCCACCGACGGCGGCGTGACCTGGGACGCCATGGTTCCCGCCGAGGAGGAACGGCTGCCCAACCTCGCCACCCGGGTCCAGATCCGCGTGCGCCTGAGCAGCTCGCTTTCCAACGACACTCCGGCCATCAACTTTCGCGACGTCAACCTGGTGGGCTACCTCAACAAGACCACCGGGGCCTACCTGACCCGCGAGAACGAGCTGACCCAGGGTGTGGAATCGACCAAAGCCTATGTGCAGATGCAGATCCCCAGTGGCACCACCCTGCAATGGTTCGCCAGCAACGACGGCGGCCTGACCTGGGAGGCGATGACCATCCAGGACACCCGGCCCATCGACGAGAACTGGACCGAGTACACCCTGGTGCGCACCTTCACCGACAACACCGGCAACAAGGTGCGCTACAAAGCCGAGATGACCGGCACGCCGCTGATCTACCCGCGCATCCATTCGCTGGGCGCGACCCTGAGCTAA